In one Maniola jurtina chromosome 13, ilManJurt1.1, whole genome shotgun sequence genomic region, the following are encoded:
- the LOC123870682 gene encoding retinol dehydrogenase 14-like, whose product MWLFLIIWTLVALFSIKIFNKLSTGKCYADTVMSGKVVVVTGASGGIGFETALELARRGAKLIIACRSHEKGEKAVRRIIRRANNKRVRFIHLDLTSLSSVRKFVHELETSEAKLDVLINNAGAICTTREKTEDGILKDLQINYLGPFLLTVLLIPMLKKAAPSRVVVVSSSWHKFGTTEDLNSEKYGYIQSYANSKLCNVIFSKELARRLEGTGVDVNSLNPGQVNTSLYRSSTVLEKIRSLLLYAFFKTPAEGAQTSVYLAVSCECDQISGKYFEDCQEVRASYKADDEESAAKLWAVSQELVRLTPDEIGKCFGEVS is encoded by the coding sequence ATGTGGTTGTTCCTAATAATATGGACGCTAGTTGCACTTTTCTCAATAAAAATCTTCAACAAACTTTCCACTGGGAAATGCTATGCGGACACAGTCATGAGTGGCAAAGTAGTGGTGGTCACAGGTGCCAGTGGGGGTATAGGCTTCGAGACAGCTTTAGAATTAGCTAGAAGAGGAGCTAAGCTAATAATAGCTTGTCGAAGCCACGAGAAAGGCGAAAAAGCCGTCAGGAGAATCATTAGACGAGCGAACAACAAAAGAGTTCGCTTCATACATTTAGATTTAACTTCTCTATCATCAGTCAGAAAATTCGTACACGAGCTCGAAACGTCTGAAGCGAAATTGGACGTTCTTATTAACAATGCTGGGGCAATTTGTACTACCAGAGAAAAAACTGAAGATGGAATTTTAAAGGAtttacaaataaactatttgGGACCGTTTTTGTTGACCGTACTTTTGATTCCGATGCTCAAGAAAGCAGCGCCGAGTCGAGTTGTAGTAGTTTCGTCTTCGTGGCATAAGTTTGGGACTACAGAGGACTTGAATAGTGAAAAATACGGGTACATCCAATCTTATGCGAACAGTAAGCTGTGTAATGTTATATTCAGTAAGGAGTTGGCGAGAAGATTGGAAGGTACTGGGGTGGATGTGAACAGTCTGAATCCGGGGCAGGTTAACACGTCTCTATATAGGAGTTCCACAGTTTTGGAGAAGATTAGGAGTCTTTTGCTGTACGCGTTTTTTAAGACCCCGGCGGAAGGGGCACAGACGTCCGTCTACTTGGCGGTGTCGTGTGAATGCGATCAGATCAGTGGGAAGTATTTCGAGGACTGTCAGGAAGTGAGGGCGTCTTATAAAGCTGATGACGAGGAGTCTGCAGCTAAGTTATGGGCCGTGTCGCAGGAACTGGTCAGATTGACACCGGATGAGATAGGCAAATGTTTTGGCGAGGTGTCGTAA
- the LOC123870680 gene encoding uncharacterized protein LOC123870680, protein MSVKNPPNMSQREKFELINSEVRSFYEYCKEAGMSDEEMDLICRPLTSAVRKATIKRWTRGLLLIVMIMAIGYTVSQTDTFQWHATAITRIALIKLLPIWDWTPLYYNKCLIERSQPQNLDNDLVSPTDCITCEAIKTIARLSDTNYNEVFNHHLLRGAPVIVTDAYYDWSVSELNLTNIISNDNRLRDSVPCRTLTNLRLGKQPMDLEEIVSRITNTDIPSWFVHFQNCDIRAVKSFRILAPRPYFLSPHIPPSHFNWLLLSKNYDTHRFKYLELDIGLIIMSQLKGKTYLQLKPRSPCEDVCYTLDVQLNEGETLVLGNSLWEMEYLPASGDNAAMITETDWVES, encoded by the exons ATGAGTGTTAAAAACCCGCCAAACATGTCCCAGCGCGAGAAATTCGAGTTAATCAATTCGGAAGTGCGTTCTTTTTATGAATATTGCAAGGAGGCTGGTATGAGTGACGAGGAAATGGATTTGATTTGTCGCCCTTTGACGAGCGCTGTACGCAAAGCGACTATTAAGAGATGGACTCGAGGATTGCTTCTCATTGTGATGATTATGGCTATTGGTTATACTGTGAGTCAAACGGATACGTTCCAATGGCACGCGACGGCAATCACGAGGATTGCTTTGATCAAGTTATTGCCTATTTGGGACTGGACTCCGTTGTATTACAACAAGTGCTTGATTGAACGGTCCCAGCCACAGAACTTGGATAACgatttggtttcgcccacggaTTGTATTACTTGCGAGGCTATCA AAACCATTGCCCGTTTATCAGACACAAATTACAACGAAGTTTTCAACCACCACCTCCTGAGAGGCGCTCCAGTGATCGTCACGGACGCTTACTACGACTGGTCGGTCTCCGAACTCAATCTAACCAACATAATATCAAACGACAACAGGTTACGCGACTCCGTACCTTGTCGTACCCTCACGAACCTAAGATTAGGCAAGCAGCCGATGGATTTAGAAGAAATCGTATCTCGAATAACCAATACGGACATCCCTAGCTGGTTCGTCCATTTCCAAAACTGTGATATCCGAGCGGTCAAATCATTTAGAATCCTAGCTCCTAGACCCTACTTCCTATCCCCACATATACCCCCATCTCATTTCAACTGGTTACTGCTATCTAAAAACTATGACACTCATAGATTTAAGTATTTGGAACTAGATATAGGATTAATCATAATGTCTCAGCTAAAAGGTAAGACGTATCTTCAATTGAAACCTAGGTCTCCATGTGAAGATGTTTGTTACACTTTGGATGTCCAGCTGAATGAAGGGGAGACGCTGGTTTTGGGGAACTCCTTGTGGGAGATGGAGTATTTACCAGCGAGTGGTGATAACGCGGCTATGATCACTGAAACTGACTGGGTTGAGTCATAA